One Plasmodium vinckei vinckei genome assembly, chromosome: PVVCY_09 genomic region harbors:
- a CDS encoding actin-like protein, putative produces the protein MYQNIQTIILDINDGEMRAGYSGECSPRYHSNLILGLPIGHNATLKHTIFPLLPDIKRDNVDLLYGMKYVYSDNNNSKYDINFEAMEKLFEDISGSKALDVNFQDHPILLTEPNKIDSKYREKFTELMFESYNVYQMFLSKRSVLSCYGCARTSGLVLSVEKNCTNLCGMQEGYIFQKHIEEVPIGGELLDRIYYAYLENIKNIQIYPSFCIDKSSNTEKKTNEVKILTCPLVTKPYYLWGSLHVVSKIKEALLNDNQNANDKKIKANDQTNASTTNNIDHDNNNNDDVYTLPDGNIIDKRTSDEMKLIFPYIFFRKKYNQHTITKINGDSSLNNMDFNEFYDSLKSLKLPIIYKYNYKINNNNSIIEKIPDNTMDKTSNLCYSDSIENYFEIFDGLQDFIKKGILSFMSSNITLDEVLNFLIVTGESTMFHNFVGLLKSYISYIDTIKGKPTKIIYSKGADRKYNTFIGASILSSLGSFPQFCMTKSEYEEHGAKNIIEKKCV, from the coding sequence ATGTACCAAAACATACAAACAATAATTCTGGATATCAATGATGGAGAAATGAGAGCAGGATATTCTGGGGAATGTTCCCCCAGATACCATTCGAATCTAATTTTAGGACTACCTATAGGCCATAATGCAACATTAAAACATACTATATTCCCATTACTTCCAGATATAAAAAGAGATAATGTCGACTTATTATATGGAatgaaatatgtatatagtgataataataatagtaaatatgatataaattttgaagCTATGGAAAAGTTATTTGAAGATATATCAGGAAGTAAAGCATTAGATGTAAATTTTCAAGATCAtcctattttattaacGGAACCTAATAAAATAGATTCTAAATATAGAGAAAAATTTACAGAATTAATGTTCGAATCATATAATGTATATCAAAtgtttttatcaaaaagaAGTGTTCTATCTTGCTATGGATGTGCAAGAACATCGGGACTTGTTTTAAGTGtcgaaaaaaattgtacaAATTTATGTGGAATGCAAGAgggatatatatttcaaaaacaTATAGAAGAAGTACCAATAGGAGGTGAATTGCTTGatagaatatattatgcatatttagaaaatattaaaaatattcaaatataCCCTTCATTTTGTATTGATAAAAGTTCTAAtactgaaaaaaaaaccaaTGAAGTTAAAATTTTGACGTGCCCATTAGTTACTAAACCTTATTATTTGTGGGGTTCTCTTCATGTAGTTAGCAAAATAAAGGAAGCACTACTCAACGACAATCAAAATGccaatgataaaaaaataaaagcaaATGACCAAACCAATGCTAGTACCACTAATAATATCGACCacgataataataataatgacgATGTGTATACACTTCCAGATGGAAACATAATAGATAAAAGAACTAGCGATGAAATGAAACTTATATTcccatatatttttttcagaaaaaaatacaatcaACATACTATAACAAAAATCAATGGGGATTcttcattaaataatatggatTTTAACGAATTTTATGATTCTTTAAAATCTTTAAAACTtccaattatatataaatataattataaaataaataataataattctatAATCGAAAAAATACCTGATAATACAATGGATAAAACATCAAATTTATGTTATTCTGATTCAATAGAAAActattttgaaatttttGATGGATTACAagattttattaaaaagggaattttatcatttatgtCTTCAAATATAACTCTTGATGAAgttcttaattttttgattgTAACTGGAGAATCTACAATGTTCCATAATTTTGTTGGATTGttaaaatcatatatttcatatatagaTACAATAAAAGGGAAACctacaaaaattatttatagtaAAGGTGCAGATAGAAAATACAACACTTTTATAGGCGCATCTATTTTATCGTCTTTGGGATCTTTCCCACAATTTTGTATGACCAAAAGTGAATACGAGGAGCATGGAgccaaaaatattatcgaaaaaaaatgtgtttaA
- a CDS encoding casein kinase II beta chain, putative produces the protein MNISDSNKDGKDSKSDKSITWVKWFNSRVISNFLVIVDNEYIEDSFNLYGLKNEIPNFNHLLSIIIGDAPDDDNAKNSLEKDAICLYSLIHARFITTPKGLSLMKDKYIKGDFGHCSRVSCSQHNVLPIGLFDQVKIAKVHVYCPLCQEIYKIHDDKIYLDGAFFGTSFPHIFLQTYPYYSTLKTPSYCTSKIFGFSVYHNYTRTEYKIAKGEFGKISKDNFLKKNPKYLKKLKKEELQIKDA, from the coding sequence atgaatattaGTGACTCAAACAAAGATGGGAAGGATTCAAAGTCAGATAAAAGTATAACATGGGTAAAATGGTTTAATAGTAGAGTTATAAGTAATTTTTTGGTTATAGTagataatgaatatatagaagattcttttaatttatatggattgaaaaatgaaataccAAATTTTAATCATTTATTATCTATCATTATAGGAGATGCTCCAGATGATGACAATGCAAAAAACTCTTTAGAAAAAGATgcaatatgtttatattctttaataCATGCAAGATTTATTACAACCCCCAAAGGGTTATCTTTAATGAAggacaaatatattaaaggAGATTTTGGACATTGCTCAAGAGTTAGTTGTTCTCAACATAATGTACTTCCAATTGGTTTATTTGATCAAGTTAAAATTGCTAAAGTACATGTTTATTGCCCTTTATGccaagaaatatataaaatacatgatgataaaatatacttaGATGGTGCATTTTTTGGAACATCATTTCCTCATATCTTTTTACAAACATATCCATATTATTCTACATTAAAAACACCTTCATATTGTACATCAAAAATATTCGGATTTAGTGTTTATCACAATTATACAAGAacagaatataaaattgcCAAAGGTGAATTTggaaaaatatcaaaagaTAACTtccttaaaaaaaatccaaaatatttaaaaaaattaaaaaaggagGAACTTCAAATTAAAGATGCTTAG
- a CDS encoding CCR4-NOT transcription complex subunit 1, putative has protein sequence MNNNFNINLQIEDGNTNKYEAEVNGYFAKLYTGEITVNTMIDIMKNLSCSPKGSKNNDIYKSMLLILFNECKFFPKYPVEELEITAQLFGKLIKHNLLISYGNTLSVVLKCILEALKKEYNSKVFNFGITALEQFEDSLICYPAFLSSLIPLPTLRQYNPQYVIHCNDLLNTLPEQFRTLPYIDASTILKIKHISEISSYNNISNPNISHIPNNDIKKISVTNANNLKNINNLVPHLATIDGTNQTTNNFITHNNLSDNNIENSAGNNIISENHNDNNNANTINNSNRTDNYISNNNQTQFTNLMNNILNQNNNSNNFNNINNDNMLLYINNILPNLSNISDKNTIPPNINNLQTMNRNNPLYKNKNASVNLNTITGVNNLDNAYNINLLDTNASTNSNRPFQNKGIINANEATHMNRNINLVTNNMTHNKNMTSPNFPNNTNQIRMDINIPNGGDNSQNIPINSNIIRIDNNKNENNYTSGISHSNNKETDEQANGCIEIFYNQVQLKLPSNLNSKNISGFGLGQIECLMDNTHLSKSIIIPSSVVVGEVFSIFNTLCLLNIDEKIKILKDVMQPEYYSWLAFYIVKSRVSKEVNLHNVFLEFIDKLSYPMLIDTIINMTYDYILILFKYINELKEVSAFRTVLKNLGSWLGFITLGRNKPLKSKILDLKLVLFEAYDKDCLVCILPMVCKILESIKLSKNFKPPNPWTTTMLCLLTEIHELPNAKTYIIFEVEVLFKNLSLDIQDYQNKTVLLSRRTQQYAQKNDSNVADPANTNSSILPPNIDIKSHSLKPNIANFTSPNDNNTNINNVNNNYYHYNNITNWNNANSGEPNNISENLLLEEFENLTKKNNQNNRIINQDKADYINKNNNQQLLNLKNIISHWNEYNANKSNPLQNDHILVSSFAPPDIKSNNSNTFNKVFASISKAHNSMNDQTLNKIDPNIINNYNILNSSINANTSNDHNKINNSKFFQNLCNATIISPSIALFQIQPNLKKVVPIAVDRSIKEIISAVLERSVAISCITTREIILKDFCLEKDQNIIRKAAHIMTASLAASLALATCKEPLRISLTQNLRELLQPTSTKDCNDQVLIEQVVQVLSADNLELGCNLIEQAVIEKAIIDINEALAPTFLAKHVANEENVKLNDSVNIINSKKMQIEFAEILNLGVPITNNQLQIYKDFLNMNPLKKLHSSPKGLTLIYKNTDETNPINTQQNDQHPSINTNENAKPDVIPNLGTNINIDYNNNAELNQSESNIKMSHTTSAIPPNPNLNKVLKKLELATNQLKETIKDILMLPPILFNINKKKSIGNINKISLYILYSLSVDDNLFNLIKSIPEIASLTHHKNETIISYTNRICKFLFEIALHNYNKSQQESKLNDMTGIYMEVFLCILEKLKKKCPITKEHISTSVIKTTINLLNTPINNATPSNNTNNKTEEANADNTSDPEKNNSLNSVGAENSENTANQKENELNKDNNKTSNNYEQFYKSNANIIAGLIRYNLVDMDQYKQFLETQLANKIINNNSIKFIIFLLKNILIDFHIYRYNYFKNIFNHLNNIINTNPKENNTNEQTNKDTKTDNTIDLNANIFYNNNDKPLTLSSAIDELTKEAINIQEKPNSVIFSNFFEVCDEFSKSDDESEKEDDEQTDKPNEDTNKDLTKLKEEKNKQDENVETNPNDPEIESQLTTEISPKNEETKLETKNKKNKKNKDEKKDDNITNAKVEINETSSPSLKSKETANKSSEPINKKTTDNITENETEKIETNETERNKEKHINDKNGDAKRNYKKYLQILMNPQNLTTLTQIIDFCLNKDWNIIQAKKFNDGIRDKGVGGVRIVPKPQAVPKQQQHIISSIFMEWVKLSNIKSVDNPNQIYVKFFQKISSQGLLQINNSDNFFTTCIYKAIEQAELFLDPYSENFETFQIGESKELFTSTSTILTNSNYPKTNDDNDTKKIESETELTSDMLSKQDNQNENLKREYEESDSNIDKKNKKKTDLIEEETENASHSKEKDKKKKKKKNEHTDAKSKPTEQTEMEKNKDQHNEKENNETNKYGEDSEDNFTDAVSTNLTFNSNISNYEYSFSDEDNLHYFVNNSDRNNSNTNKMKNKKKDTLNFVYSSISKSMNNDSTLNSDKDTERSRLYSEVLKESCITTDPNKDKTDGKNTTKITKNESNDSNIEKEKNPQSESNSQNDKIETQIDEDTKKDLEKHTQITNTLDTSSIDALAKMVISMMKLVDSQKITPYLLLQKVMNMFCRIVVYECRKKQNKFNQRPYFRLFLSILTEINKNEKNLEQSYNKCILALGYYLRILNPLRVPMFVFAWVELISHKFFLPKILQTSKGWYIYNKLIIYLFEFLYGFLKNSNLTQPIKLLYRATLRILLLLLHDFPEFLCVYSFSFCNSIPLNCMQLRNIILSALPRNTKLPNPFNPNLKINLLPEMKIAPIILNNFTFILIDYKIKKNVDEYFVTKNISHLKKIHKKILIKNKVKSFYLKAKYNIPLLNALVLYIGMSLPSEILTIQKIPEANRHPALEIILYLIYKLDMEGRYYLLASITNHLRYPNAHTLFFSSLLLWIFNVSKTEIIKEQVTGILLERLIVNKPHPWGLLITFMQLIKNPIYNFWNCSFVRVSPEIETLFHTIANSSMLNKIHNPTTNSNINNSGNINNSGSINNSGNINNNGSINNSGSINKPTTQSNDSYTSTYQYNLKNEKFSNNEFKFLSNITNSMQNIKQTNFDENKYRIQDKIKEFSNNMNINQLIQNSNEKININNTDLIRQILSSGNTNLKNYITSNGPTMPHQYDITNSMTPKPHITNVSNASNMNPYNINSSNNNIINMPFYRDATNLSGIKTNNNSHNNFESSQDNQFINNSYYFQDKNIMIDSHLQNNFNQIKRNSRFNTSQIHEDNENTNNIQKHFNFETNPKLTDQNRASFINSNNFYDSKPDYYN, from the coding sequence atgaataacaattttaacaTAAATCTTCAGATCGAGGATGGAAATAccaataaatatgaagCCGAAGTAAATGGCTATTTTGCCAAGTTGTACACAGGGGAAATAACAGTTAACACAATGATagatattatgaaaaatttatcaTGCTCCCCTAAAGGATcgaaaaataatgatatttataaatcgatgctattaattttatttaatgagTGTAAATTCTTTCCTAAATATCCAGTAGAAGAATTAGAAATTACTGCACAATTGTTtggaaaattaattaaGCACAATTTATTGATATCATATGGTAATACTTTATCAGTTGtattaaaatgtattttagaagctttaaaaaaagaatataattctaaggtttttaattttggaATAACAGCATTAGAACAATTTGAAGACTCTTTAATATGTTACCCtgcatttttatcttcCTTAATTCCATTACCCACTTTAAGGCAATATAATCCGCAATATGTAATCCATTGCAAcgatttattaaatacacTTCCAGAACAATTTAGAACTCTTCCATATATAGATGCCTCTACAATACTTAAGATAAAACACATCTCTGAAATTAGTTCTTACAATAATATCTCTAATCCAAATATATCCCATATACCTAACAAtgacattaaaaaaatatccgTAACAAatgcaaataatttaaaaaatatcaacaACTTAGTTCCCCATTTAGCCACCATAGATGGTACAAACCAAACTACTAATAATTTCATTACTCATAATAATCTtagtgataataatatagaaaatagtgcaggtaataatataatttcgGAAAACCACAATGATAACAATAATGCCAACACTATCAATAACTCAAACCGAACAGATAACTACataagtaataataatcaaaCTCAATTTACCAATCTTATGAATAATATTCTGaaccaaaataataatagtaataactttaataatataaataacgataatatgttattatatattaataatattttaccAAACCTATCAAATATATCAGATAAAAATACTATACCaccaaatataaataatttacaaaccatgaatagaaataatccactatataaaaataaaaacgcCAGTGTCAATTTAAATACTATAACAGGTGTTAACAATCTTGAcaatgcatataatataaaccTACTAGACACTAATGCATCGACAAACTCAAATCGGCcatttcaaaataaagGTATTATTAATGCAAATGAAGCAACCCACATGAACAGAAACATCAATCTAGTAACCAATAATATGACgcacaataaaaatatgacttCTCCAAATTTTCCAAATAATACTAATCAAATTAGAatggatataaatatacccAATGGTGGAGATAACTCCCAAAATATTCCTATCAATTCAAATATCATACGaatagataataataaaaatgaaaataattatacaaGTGGCATTTCTCAttctaataataaagaaacagATGAACAAGCAAACGGATgtatagaaatattttataatcaagttcaattaaaattgccttcaaatttaaattcaaaaaacATTAGTGGATTTGGGTTAGGACAAATAGAATGCTTAATGGATAATACACATCTATCAAAAAGTATCATTATTCCTTCCTCTGTAGTTGTAGGAGAAGTATTCAGCATATTCAATACTCTATGTTTACTTAATATcgatgaaaaaataaaaatattaaaagatgTTATGCAACCCGAATATTATAGTTGGCTAGCCTTTTATATTGTAAAATCGAGAGTTTCAAAAGAAGTCAATTTACATAACGTATTTTTAGAATTCATTGATAAACTAAGCTATCCTATGCTTATAGatactattattaatatgacTTATGACTATATactcattttatttaaatatataaatgaattgAAAGAAGTTAGTGCATTCAGAACAGTACTCAAAAATTTAGGCTCATGGCTAGGATTTATAACATTAGGTAGAAATAAACCattaaaatcaaaaatattagatTTAAAATTAGTTCTATTTGAAGCTTATGATAAAGATTGTTTAGTATGTATATTACCAATGGTATGCAAAATATTAGAATCTATTAAATTAtccaaaaattttaaaccACCAAATCCATGGACTACAACTATGTTATGCTTATTAACAGAAATACATGAATTACCAAATgctaaaacatatattatatttgaagttgaagttttatttaaaaacttATCATTAGATATACAAgattatcaaaataaaactgTTCTATTAAGTAGGAGAACCCAACAATATGctcaaaaaaatgattccAACGTTGCAGATCCAGCTAATACCAACTCTTCTATTTTACCACCGAATATAGATATCAAATCCCATTCTTTAAAACCCAATATCGCAAATTTTACATCACCCAACGACAACAATACCAATATCAACAACgtgaataataattactACCATTACAACAATATCACAAATTGGAATAATGCCAATTCTGGTGAGCCTAACAATATTTCTGAAAATTTGTTATTGGAAGAATTTGAAAATcttactaaaaaaaataatcagaataatagaataataaatcaaGACAAAGctgattatataaataaaaacaataatcAACAATTactaaatttaaaaaatataatatccCATTGGAATGAATATAATGCAAATAAAAGTAATCCCTTACAAAATGATCATATTTTAGTTTCTTCATTTGCTCCTCCAGAtattaaatcaaataattcCAACACTTTCAATAAGGTATTCGCTAGTATCTCTAAAGCCCATAATTCAATGAACGACCAAACACTAAATAAAATCGATcccaatattattaataactATAATATTCTAAATTCATCGATAAATGCAAATACATCTAATgatcataataaaataaataatagtaaattttttcaaaatttatgtaATGCTACAATTATATCCCCATCTATAGCTTTGTTTCAAATTCAaccaaatttaaaaaaagttgtTCCTATAGCAGTTGATAGATCAATTAAAGAAATCATATCCGCAGTTTTAGAAAGATCAGTAGCTATATCATGTATTACTACTAGAGAAATTATATTGAAAGATTTCTGTTTAGAAAAAgatcaaaatataattcgAAAAGCAGCACATATTATGACAGCATCATTAGCTGCATCACTAGCATTAGCTACATGTAAAGAACCATTAAGAATTTCATTAACCCAAAATTTAAGAGAATTATTACAACCCACTAGTACAAAAGATTGTAATGATCAAGTATTGATAGAACAAGTTGTTCAAGTACTTAGTGCAGATAATTTAGAATTAGGTTGTAATTTAATTGAACAAGCAGTTATTGAAAAAGCAATAATAGATATTAATGAAGCTTTAGCTCCAACTTTTTTAGCCAAACATGTAGCAAATGAAGAGAATGTCAAATTAAATGATTCCGTCAACATTATAAAcagtaaaaaaatgcaaatcGAATTTGCAGAAATTTTAAACTTAGGAGTACCTATAACAAATAATCAattacaaatttataaagattttctaaatatgaatccattaaaaaaattacattcTTCTCCTAAAGGACTaacattaatttataaaaataccgACGAAACAAATCCCATAAATACACAACAAAATGATCAACATCCATCTATCAATACTAATGAAAATGCGAAACCCGATGTAATCCCTAATTTAGGAactaacataaatatagattacaataataatgcaGAATTAAACCAAAGTGAAAgtaacataaaaatgtcACATACTACATCAGCCATACCACCGAATCCTAATTTAAACAaggttttaaaaaaattagaacTCGCAACTAATCaattaaaagaaacaaTCAAAGATATACTTATGTTACCaccaatattatttaatattaataaaaaaaaatctattggtaatattaataaaataagcttatatattttatatagtcTATCAGTTGATGATAAtctatttaatttaatcaAGTCCATACCAGAAATTGCTTCATTAACTCatcataaaaatgaaactaTTATTTCTTATACAAATAGAATATGCAAATTCCTTTTTGAAATTGCAttacataattataataaatctCAACAAGaatcaaaattaaatgatatgACTGGAATCTATATGGaagtatttttatgtatattagaaaaattaaaaaaaaaatgtccTATTACAAAAGAACATATATCTACATCTGTAATCAAAACTACTATAAACCTACTAAATACACCAATTAATAATGCTACCCCGTCCAATAatactaataataaaactgaGGAAGCCAATGCTGACAATACTAGTGATccagaaaaaaataattctctAAATTCTGTGGGCGCAGAAAATTCTGAAAATACAGCCAACCAAAAAGAGAATGAATTAAAcaaagataataataaaacgaGCAACAACTATGAACAGTTTTATAAATCCAATGCAAATATTATAGCTGGCCTAATTAGATATAACCTAGTTGATATGGATcaatataaacaatttttagaAACTCAACTAGccaataaaattattaacaataattcaatcaaatttattatttttttgctaAAAAATATCTTAATCGATTTTCacatatatagatataactattttaaaaacattttcaaccatcttaataatataataaatactaaccctaaagaaaataatactaaTGAACAAACTAACAAAGACACTAAAACAGATAACACTATTGATCTAAATgcaaacatattttataataacaatGATAAGCCACTTACTTTAAGTTCAGCAATTGATGAATTAACTAAAGAGgctataaatattcaaGAAAAACCAAACTCTGTAATTTTTTCGAATTTTTTTGAGGTATGTGATGAATTTTCAAAAAGTGACGATGAAAGTGAAAAAGAGGATGACGAACAAACTGATAAACCTAATGAAGACACTAATAAAGATCTTactaaattaaaagaagaaaaaaacaaacaagACGAAAACGTTGAAACAAATCCAAATGATCCCGAAATAGAATCACAACTAACCACTGAAATTTCCcctaaaaatgaagaaacaaaattggaaactaaaaataaaaaaaacaaaaaaaataaagatgaaaAGAAGGATGATAACATAACTAATGCAAAAGtcgaaataaatgaaacCTCCTCCCCTTCCTTAAAATCTAAAGAGACTGCAAATAAAAGCTCAGAAccaataaacaaaaaaaccACTGACAATATTACTGAAAATGAAACAGAAAAAATTGAGACTAATGAAACGGAAAGAAATAAAGAGAAACatattaatgataaaaatggggatgcaaaaagaaattataaaaaatatctacaaattttaatgaaCCCACAAAACTTAACAACACTTACACAAATTATTGATTTCTGCCTAAATAAAGATTGGAATATAATACAAgccaaaaaatttaatgatgGAATTAGAGATAAAGGAGTAGGTGGAGTTAGAATTGTCCCCAAACCACAAGCAGTTCCAAAACAACAACAACATATTATTAGTTCTATTTTTATGGAATGGGTTAAATTAAGTAATATCAAAAGTGTTGATAATCCAAATCAAATTTATGtcaaattttttcaaaaaatatcaagTCAAGGTTTAttgcaaataaataattccgataatttttttacaacatGTATTTATAAGGCTATAGAACAAGCAGAATTATTTCTTGATCCATATTctgaaaattttgaaacTTTTCAAATTGGAGAATCAAAAGAACTATTTACATCTACATCTACAATCTTAACTAATTCAAATTATCCGAAAACaaatgatgataatgatacaaaaaaaatcgaaTCCGAAACTGAATTAACATCAGATATGTTATCTAAACAAGAtaatcaaaatgaaaatttaaaacgCGAATATGAGGAAAGTGACTCGaatattgataaaaaaaataaaaaaaaaacagacCTTATTGAAGAAGAAACAGAAAATGCTAGCCATTCTAAggaaaaagataaaaaaaagaaaaaaaaaaaaaatgaacataCAGATGCAAAATCTAAACCAACCGAACAAACtgaaatggaaaaaaataaagatcaACATAacgaaaaagaaaacaatGAAACTAATAAATACGGTGAAGATTCAGAAGATAATTTCACAGATGCAGTATCTACTAATTTAACTTTTAATTCAAACATTTcaaattatgaatattcattttctgATGAAGATAATTTACACTATTTCGTAAACAATAGTGATcgaaataatagtaatacaaataaaatgaaaaataaaaaaaaagatactcttaattttgtatactCATCTATAAGTAAATCCATGAATAATGATTCGACTCTAAATTCGGATAAAGATACTGAAAGAAGTAGATTATATTCCGAAGTGCTTAAAGAAAGTTGTATCACCACTGACCCAAATAAAGACAAAACAGATGGAAAAAATACGACGAAAATAACAAAGAATGAATCTAATGATTCCAATATAGAGAAAGAAAAGAACCCACAATCAGAATCAAATAGCCAAAATGACAAAATAGAAACCCAAATCGATGAAGATACTAAAAAAGATTTAGAAAAACATACACAAATTACAAACACATTAGATACTTCATCAATCGATGCACTAGCTAAAATGGTAATATCAATGATGAAATTAGTAGACTCACAAAAAATTAcaccatatttattattacaaaaagTAATGAATATGTTTTGTAGAATAGTAGTATATGaatgtagaaaaaaacaaaataaatttaaccAACGACCATATTTtcgattatttttatcaatattaacagaaataaataaaaatgaaaaaaatctTGAAcaatcatataataaatgtatattagCATTAGGCTATTATTTACGTATATTAAATCCATTAAGAGTTCCAATGTTTGTTTTTGCTTGGGTCGAATTAATAAgtcataaattttttttacctaaaatattacaaacATCAAAAGGgtggtatatatataataaattaataatatatctctttgaatttttatatggatttttaaaaaattcgaATTTAACACAACCaatcaaattattatatagagCAACATtaagaatattattattattacttcaTGATTTTCCAGAATTTTTGTGTGTATAtagtttttcattttgtaatTCAATACCTTTAAATTGTATGCAATTacgaaatattattttatctgCCTTACCaagaaatacaaaattacCCAATCCATTTAAtccaaatttaaaaattaatttattaccTGAAATGAAAATCGCACCAatcatattaaataatttcacatttatacttattgattataaaattaaaaaaaatgttgatgaatattttgtaactaaaaatataagccatttaaaaaaaatacataaaaaaatattaatcaAAAACAAAGttaaatcattttatttaaaagctaaatataatatacctCTACTAAATGCTttagttttatatattggtATGTCATTACCATCAGAAATATTAactattcaaaaaattccTGAAGCTAATCGTCATCCAGCCTtagaaattattttatatttaatttataaattagaTATGGAAGGAAGATATTACCTACTAGCATCAATCACTAATCATTTAAGATATCCCAATGCTCATACacttttcttttcttcTCTATTATTATGGATATTTAATGTATCAAAAACGGAAATTATTAAAGAACAAGTAACAGGAATATTACTAGAACGTCTAATAGTTAATAAACCACATCCTTGGGGATTATTAATAACATTTATGCAACTTATCAAAAATCCAATCTATAATTTTTGGAACTGTTCATTTGTTCGTGTATCACCAGAAATAGAAACACTTTTTCATACAATAGCCAATTCATCTATGTTAAATAAAATCCACAATCCCACTACTAACAGTAATATCAATAATAGTGGCAATATCAATAATAGTGGCAGTATCAACAATAGTGGCAATATCAATAATAATGGCAGTATCAATAATAGTGGCAGTATCAACAAACCGACGACCCAATCAAATGATTCATACACATCTACATATCAATATAATCTtaagaatgaaaaattttcaaacaaTGAATTTAAATTTCTTTCAAATATTACTAATTCTATGcaaaatattaaacaaacaaattttgacgaaaataaatatcgaATTCAagacaaaataaaagaattctctaataatatgaatataaatcaGTTAATCCAAAATtctaatgaaaaaattaatattaacaatACGGATTTAATTAGGCAAATTTTAAGCTCAGGAAATactaatttaaaaaattatatcacATCTAACGGACCTACTATGCCTCATCAATATGACATAACGAACAGCATGACTCCAAAACCACACATTACAAACGTTAGCAATGCTAGCAATATGAACCCATATAACATCAACTCTAGTAATAACaacattattaatatgcCATTTTATAGAGATGCTACAAATTTAAGTGgaataaaaacaaacaatAATTCGCACAACAATTTCGAATCATCACAAGATAACCAATTCATTAATAACTCTTACTATTTTCaggataaaaatataatgatagATTCccatttacaaaataactttaatcaaattaaaagaaactCACGATTTAATACTTCACAAATACATgaagataatgaaaatacaaataatattcaaaaacattttaatttcGAAACAAATCCTAAATTAACAGATCAAAATAGAGCAAGTTTTAtcaattcaaataatttttatgattcAAAACCTGATTACTACAACTAG